The genomic region CGGTTAGTGTCGTCATCCTTCCATCATCCACCGCCGGGGTTGGCGGCGTCACTCTTTAGCACCGCGCGGATGCTGTCCAGGAGTGACTCGGCCCGCTGGTAGTCGCGGCGGAGTCGCTCGACTTCTTGGCGGAGCCGGAGTACCTCAGCGTCCCCCTCGCCAGGTGCAGGTGCAGGTGCAGGGGTAGGGGCCGGGGGAGCCAATGCCGCGGGAGTCGCCGGCGCGGGTGTGGGCTGGGCGGCAGCCGGTGCGAAGGCCGGCGCTGTCAGGAAGGAAGCCCGGGCACCCTCGAGACATGCGTCCATGCGCCTTGACTGGCCGTGAGTGAACATGAACATGGCTGCGTCATCGGTGTAGTCCATGTAGTTCATGAACATGTTGCCGTTGGGTCCGTTGTTGCAGCTGATTTGGGGGAACGACGGCTTGTTGAAGGTGGCGTCGGCCTGATTGGGCGTGTCGGCGACAAGGTCGCTTCCGCTGCACGAGCCGCGGTCGTCGCCCCAGATGTGCCGCAGGTCCAACCAGTGGCCGATCTCGTGCGTTGCGGTCCGACCGAGATCGAAAGGAGGCTGCGCCGTTCCACTCGTGCCGAAACAAAAGCTCGCGATGACAACGCCGTCGGTGGACGGAGGGCCGCCAGGGAATTGGGCGTATCCGAGGATCACCCGCCCGATCCCGTCCCTGAGTTCATTGCACACCCAGAGGTTGAGGTATTCGTCGCTTGGCCAGGGGTCTGCCCCGCCGGTCGCATTCGACTTGACGTCGTCCAGTTCAGTGGAGAAGAACGGCATTGTTGACGGGGTCCGGGTGATCCCGTCGGTTGGATTACCGTGCGGGTCCTGGGACGCGAGCTCGAACTGAATCCTGCAATCAGCCACCCGGTCCGTCCACACGGGAGGAACCTGCGACACATCGGGGTTGCTGGCCCGGAAATCCTTGTTCAGGGACTCGATCTGGCTTTGGATCTGCGCCTGGCTGATGTTCTGGGAAGGATCAGCTTGATTGTGCACCACGTGGACCACCACCGGAATGCTGACTACGCCGCTTCGCGCGATGCTGCGTGTCCGGTGCTCGTAGGCCAAGGCCCGGTTGTCAATCAGGGCGCGCCGTTCCTGGTAACTGATGCTCGTATTGAGAAGCCGGCGGTGCACTTCCATGGTCCCGCACAATTCACGGGTACGCGGATTCGTGAGGTTTAGCTGGTCCAACTCGGTCATCGTAAGGTCTCCTTCACCTGTTCGGTCGAGCAATGCGGCTGCCACTGTCCAGGAGCTGAGCAACGAACGGGGCGTTCATCCGCAGGAGCTCCGGCCACAAGCCCAAACCGCCGGCGCCCGGCACGGTGTCGAGGTGCGCGGTGACGAACGGTACCTCGTTGCATTCAACGTCGCTGGTCGGCCGACGTCCGTTGAAGAATCCTTGTCGGCCTTCTCGCGCTGAGTCTCCGTCATCAGGCGTTACTCGGGTGTTACCAGCCTCAAAGAGTTGCCCGGCCGGTCAGTGCAAGTAACGCCGCAATAACGCGGTAGGGCTAGAGTCGCAGTCTCTGGTGATGGCGGCTACCGGCCCTTCACATCGGGTCCTCGCCGTCGTTCACCACCGTGAGCTGCTGAAGACTGGAGGCGTCATGACTTCCCGGGAACGGGTGGAAGAGCCGGGGCCTGTTGTGGTCCTGATCCGGCACGCGGATGTAACGCCCGGTGGCGGCGCGGATCCTCCGCTGAATGCCGCCGGTACCGCCCGTGCGCAGCAACTGAGGCACGTGCTCGGCGACTGCGGGGTCACGGCAATCTTCGTGAGCTCGCT from Arthrobacter sp. NicSoilB8 harbors:
- a CDS encoding zinc metalloprotease, which translates into the protein MTELDQLNLTNPRTRELCGTMEVHRRLLNTSISYQERRALIDNRALAYEHRTRSIARSGVVSIPVVVHVVHNQADPSQNISQAQIQSQIESLNKDFRASNPDVSQVPPVWTDRVADCRIQFELASQDPHGNPTDGITRTPSTMPFFSTELDDVKSNATGGADPWPSDEYLNLWVCNELRDGIGRVILGYAQFPGGPPSTDGVVIASFCFGTSGTAQPPFDLGRTATHEIGHWLDLRHIWGDDRGSCSGSDLVADTPNQADATFNKPSFPQISCNNGPNGNMFMNYMDYTDDAAMFMFTHGQSRRMDACLEGARASFLTAPAFAPAAAQPTPAPATPAALAPPAPTPAPAPAPGEGDAEVLRLRQEVERLRRDYQRAESLLDSIRAVLKSDAANPGGG